Sequence from the Leptospira dzoumogneensis genome:
TAAAATAGAAGAGATTCGCGAGAATATCTTAAAACAATTTTTAAAGAAATGATGGGCGGATTTTTCCCCTGAAATAGGAAACGATCATGTTTCAATTTTCAGAGGGAAGGAATTCCGCTCTAGGCCGCTATTTACTCTTTCAACTCTCTTTTCTTTTTTTTCTAACTCCGTTACATTCCCAAAAACTTTCTCCAAAAACCGTAACGCCTAACCCGGAGGAGTTGATCCTTATAACTGAGGTGAGTTCCGGTAAGTCGAAGACTGAAAAAGTTTATGGCGCATCGGAATTCCTGAAAAGGGAATATTCTCCTGCTTCTACCTTTAAAACCTATTTAGTTTTGTCTTTGCTCGAGAACAATATCATCGATCCGAAAGAAAAGATAGAATCTGCGGATAAACATATTCCGAATTCTCCCAGGCTTTTGGATCTGAGAGATGCATTGTTTTATTCTTCCAATGATTATTTCGAAAAAGTTTTTCCTAAATTGGGAAAAGAAAAATTGGATCTTACCTTACGTAAGATAGGTTATTTAGAAAACTCTAAATCGAATTCTAAGCTTGCGGATTGGTGGATCGATCTTGCAGGTTTGAAGCATGGAGGAAGGATCAGATTAACTCCCAAGAGTGTTCATTCTTCTTGGTCCAAAATTTTTGAGAACGGTTATGGGCTGAATAAAGATCTAATGGAAGAATGGAAAAAGGCCCTTTTCTGGTCCAAATGTCAGGAAAGAGAGGCTAACGTGTATGGAAAAACCGGTTCTTGGGAAGGAAGTTTTTGGTTCCAAGGAGCTCTGATAAGATCTGAAAACGATTATGTCATATACACGATCTTAAATAGAAGCAAATCAGGATCCAGAACCGGAACGATCACTAGATTTTATAGGTTAGCTGGATGTAAGGTTCCGAGTTTGGAATGAAGAAAGTTTGAAAAGAGGACTTTCGGAGTGACTGGACTTGAACCAGCGACCCCTTCCCCCCCAGAGAAGTGCGCTACCACTGCGCTACACCCCGGTCCTCAGTTGTATAATTTTTCGAGATAGAGCGCTCTGTAAACCGGTTTTTAAAAGAAGGTCTTCGGTTGAATCAAGTATGAAGATCAACAAAGGAAGTCGGGGGATACGAACCAAATGATCTGCCCCCCTTGGAATTTTTCGCGGGGAATATTCACTGCAAGTGCGGAACCGGGAGTGAATAGAAAAGATTTTCCTACTCCTGAAATTCCCAAAAGAGTTTCTGCAAACACGCTCACATCAGGACTATGGCCCACTAATAGGATCGCATCCGAGTTGGAATTATCTTTAAGAAGAGGACAGATCCTGAAGTAGTCTTCGCCTGGAAGAAGATACTCTGCAGATTCTGTTTCTAATTCCGGCCTTAGGATCTTGGAATAAATTTCCGCAGTAGCTTTAGTGCGAACATAAGGACTATGATAGATCTTTTTGATCTTGAAACCGGTTTGAAAGAACCGGGCCATCTTTTCTATGTCTGTGATTCCTTTGGGAGTGAGAACTCTGGAGGAATCTTTACCGTCTTCCGAATTGGGATCGGCTTCCCCATGTCTGGCTATGATGATCTTCATAGAATAAATATAGAATTATGGATACGCGTTCTAATAAAAAGGATTGCTTCGAAAAGCAATGGAACTATCGTCTCCGGCACCTGGTCTAAGGATTTTTGAATGCCTCAATTTGCAATTGAAATAGAGCACCTACGCAAATTTTATCCGAAAGTAAAAGCATTACAAGGAATTGATCTGAAAATTCCACAAGGCGGGATTTTCGGTCTACTCGGTCAGAACGGAGCCGGCAAAACTACTTTAGTCCGTATACTTCTTGGGTTTTCAAAACAGACCGAAGGTTACTGTAAGGTTTTGGGTTTGGAACCTTCTCCTCATGCCAGAACTAAAATAGGTTATCTTCCGGAAAGAATGGCGGTCCCTACTTATTTGAGTGGGAGAGAATTTTTAGAGGCAAGTTTCAAACTCGCATTACTGCCTTCTTCCGTTGCAAAAAAGAAAAGTACAGAGTTCCTAGAAAAGTTAGGTTTGGCAGAAGCCGCCGATCGAAAAATTTCCACTTACTCCAAGGGTATGTTACAAAGATTGGGACTTGCAAATGCACTTGGTGCCGAGCCTGAACTTTTACTTTTAGATGAACCTGGTACAGGTTTAGACCCCGCAGGTTATAAAGAATTCAGAGAATTAATTTTAGAAGAGAACAAGAAGAGAGGGGTCACAATTCTCATCAACTCTCACCGATTATTAGAAGTAGAACAGATTTGTACCGAGATTGGTATCCTTCATAAAGGAAATCTAATGGCTCAGGGGAAACTGGACGAATTAAAACAAGGTAAGGACAGGATACGTATTCGTTTGGAATCCGCTCCTGAATCTTATTTGGAAGAGATCTCTTTGGAACATAAGAAGGACGGAAAAACCTGGGAAATTCGCCCTAAACCGGAAGTGGATCTGAAAAAACTTCCTGCGGTTTTAGTGGAGAAGGGTGCGGAAATTTTCCTCTATGAAAGAAAGACCGAGTCTTTAGAGGATGTATTCTTTAGGCTCACTCAAGGTTCGGAGAATGTAGGATCGTGAACTCTCAAATGGATTTGAAATTTTTTATCTCCTCCGCATTTCGTCAGATCGGTACTCTGCTTCGGTTAACGTTTGTCCAAGTTCTAAGACGTAAGGCGATATTCTTTTATTTTTCTCTGCTTGGATTTTTTCTATTGGGAGAATGGACCTGCACCACATCCGTAGGAGGAGAGACCAGTTACGGCGTTTCTTCTTATATGTATTTTATCCTGACTTCTTTTTGGAGTTTGGTATTTCTGGTGATCCTGACTTCGGACCTTCTTCGCCAAGACATGGACTCACAGGTCCATACTTTATGGTTGAGTCGTCCGGTGGATCCATTCGCGTATGTGGGAAGTAAGGGACTCGCATTACTAATTTGTGTGGTCCTGTTTGTACTTATAGCCTTCGGGATCAGCTCTTGGTTCTCCTTGGAAATTCCTTGGGAGTTCCTTTGGTATCAGGGAACCATGATGTTAGTGTATTCATTTTTTGTTCTATTGGTTCTTTTGGTGACTCTGTTCTCGAACCAATCCCT
This genomic interval carries:
- a CDS encoding penicillin-binding transpeptidase domain-containing protein; the protein is MILITEVSSGKSKTEKVYGASEFLKREYSPASTFKTYLVLSLLENNIIDPKEKIESADKHIPNSPRLLDLRDALFYSSNDYFEKVFPKLGKEKLDLTLRKIGYLENSKSNSKLADWWIDLAGLKHGGRIRLTPKSVHSSWSKIFENGYGLNKDLMEEWKKALFWSKCQEREANVYGKTGSWEGSFWFQGALIRSENDYVIYTILNRSKSGSRTGTITRFYRLAGCKVPSLE
- the sixA gene encoding phosphohistidine phosphatase SixA, which produces MKIIIARHGEADPNSEDGKDSSRVLTPKGITDIEKMARFFQTGFKIKKIYHSPYVRTKATAEIYSKILRPELETESAEYLLPGEDYFRICPLLKDNSNSDAILLVGHSPDVSVFAETLLGISGVGKSFLFTPGSALAVNIPREKFQGGQIIWFVSPDFLC
- a CDS encoding ABC transporter ATP-binding protein, which produces MPQFAIEIEHLRKFYPKVKALQGIDLKIPQGGIFGLLGQNGAGKTTLVRILLGFSKQTEGYCKVLGLEPSPHARTKIGYLPERMAVPTYLSGREFLEASFKLALLPSSVAKKKSTEFLEKLGLAEAADRKISTYSKGMLQRLGLANALGAEPELLLLDEPGTGLDPAGYKEFRELILEENKKRGVTILINSHRLLEVEQICTEIGILHKGNLMAQGKLDELKQGKDRIRIRLESAPESYLEEISLEHKKDGKTWEIRPKPEVDLKKLPAVLVEKGAEIFLYERKTESLEDVFFRLTQGSENVGS
- a CDS encoding ABC transporter permease encodes the protein MDLKFFISSAFRQIGTLLRLTFVQVLRRKAIFFYFSLLGFFLLGEWTCTTSVGGETSYGVSSYMYFILTSFWSLVFLVILTSDLLRQDMDSQVHTLWLSRPVDPFAYVGSKGLALLICVVLFVLIAFGISSWFSLEIPWEFLWYQGTMMLVYSFFVLLVLLVTLFSNQSLAIVSSLGLILFSCILDFVAYNQNIDMSAEASDVKKFILKTIYWVLPQVGTVFYHSFALFLGKADPKNFYGPYSFVQVGAWIVILKSTLWLSTRHKEI